The following is a genomic window from Tripterygium wilfordii isolate XIE 37 chromosome 19, ASM1340144v1, whole genome shotgun sequence.
TGTGTACattattgcataaccatgttgaacatgcattgtagttgcacggTGGATGTTGGGTAAAGACCCATACATCTCTTAGGTATGGTTggtgtgaaatgtggaatgtcgttgggccgttcagggttccgaTGAGTATGAGAATATCGGTGGGTCgggtcaggattccatatgtactTGGTGTACTATGCGgagatgtcgttgggctgttcagggtcccttTGAGTATAAGGATGTCGGTGGGTCAAGTTAGGATCCTGTATGGTATTGTtatttacttgtgttttggtgtacatgatgttggatatcatattgttgcatttgtactTTCTTTGATAATTCAGCTCTAATATCGATTATTCTTTCTCTATTATTTCCTACTAGgtctttcgctcaccctttacCGTTTACTTTTCCCCCCAAAGGTGAGTCTACTTCTGGTACCAGGGTTGCGGACCAGGAGaagcgtgcgtgacatggatagacCCTAGATAGTTGTAGGACCTAGATGGTTGGGTATTATAGTTATGGTATTAGTACTATTTGTATTTGAATTCTCGGGTGGAGACTTGTTATTGATACACCTATTCAGTGGATGATTGGATGGTTGGTAGGGTGCTCCATGTGATCGGGACTACCGGGTTAGGTCTGTGGACTTCATGTCCTGATGTTAATTATGCTTACAGGGTTACGCCCTTGCATTGGTTGCTTTGTTTATATATGTCATTGTGTGTAGAGATATGcgatgatatgaattgttagacgGCTTGAGGCCCTGCCTtggtttgagaatttatttgtgatattgctgtACTTGTACTCTGGGTTGGCATACTCCGAAATAAGGGGAGATGCTGCCGAATTTTTCGATGAATTGGTGACTGATTAAATCGTAGTATACCGAGGCTTGATATTACCAACAGTAGCGCCtcccgggtcggggcgttacatttcGGTATCGGAGCCCAAGTTTTGTGTCTTAGGGACCTAAGGTTATGGGCAGTGAGACTCtaggccatgtcacgacctccactgatccggtatgtattctttctctATAAACTCTTGTTTGACTTGGTTATTGAATAGTGTATCCGTGGTGATGCAGATGGACACTCGTAGGATAATCCGATCTTCTCGTGCTGCGGAGACTTCTGGTGCTGGGGGCAAGTGAGGGAGAGTAAGAGGCCAACTGGGGTGACACACACTACTAAGCGTACTTCTAGTACGTAGGAGTCGGTACCTGATTCTGGTAGAGGGACTTGGGAAGAGAGGATTGTGGAGGATGATCCACGTACTGAGGATGGCCAACAGAAGAGGATTGCGATTGTCCCCCCAGGGCAGTTGCAGGAGAACTCGAGGGTGTAGAGGGTCCTTTCTACTACTGAGAAGCCTCTAACATCGATGAGAGATATTATGGAGATAGTGAGATCGCTAGCTCAGACGGTGCAGACACAGATGGCTAGAGCACTAGGGAGCCACAGTGAGGGGCAGATTTTAGGTACTGGTATTGAGGatagagctatgccgagaccGGAACGAGAGTTATACGAGATGGAATAGCTGCGTAAGACCAATTCCCCATAGTGTTTTGGAGAGGGGGAGGGATATGAGGCTGGAGAATGCTTACGCCAGATGAGTAGGTGATTGGATACCTTGGCTATACCAGACAataggaggatgatgatgatctccTATTACTTGTGGGGCACAACTTTTGAGTGGTGGGTTTCCTTACATCAAAGGAAGAATGGTTTGACTTGGGTGTCCTTTGAGCTACTATTCCGTTGCCACAGTCCTTTTAGGTAGATAAGGCCAAGCAGTATCTTGACTTGGTGCAGACACCTGAGATGACAATGTCACGGTACACTAAGAAGTACGAGGAGTTGTACAAGTATGGGAAGAAGTATGCTCCAGATGATGAGAGTAAGGCTGAGAAATACCGAGATGGTCTACCTCCGAGCATCTACAGGATGGTGATTACTTCTAAGGTGCGCATTTATGATAAGATGGTGGATATGGCACTAGAGTTAGAGCGAGGTGAGCGGAACTCCTGCCAGTACTGGGATGTGTAGAAAGGTTGTATAGCTTCAATAGTTAGTGGCAGTTGAGGTAGTTAGAAGAAACAGAGGACTAAGTTTCAGCCCTAGAGGGGCTAGACAGGTGACCGAGGCAAAGGTTCGGGGCCAGACAGGTGATATTCGATAGATTCACCAAATCAGCTCACTTCCTACCTGTCAACAAGACGAACACCTTAGCACAATTAAGTATCTTATATGTGCTGAAGATAGTGTGACTCAAggagtgccactatccattgtgTCCGATCGAGACCCGTGATTTATCGATAGATTTTGGGGTAGTTTACAAGAGGCTTTGGGGACGCGGCTAGATTTTACTACGCCGTATCACCCACAGAGCGATGGGTAGAGCGAGAGGACTATTCAGATTTTGGAAGACATGTTACgtgcttgtgtggtagatttttGTGGTAATTGGGAGCAATGTCTACGTTTGGCAGAatttgtgtacaacaactcataTCAGAGTGGCATTGGAATGGCACCATTTGAAGCGCTTTATGGGAGGATTTGTAGGTCGCCCTTATATTGGGCGGAGGTTGGGGAGAAAGTTGTATCGGGACCCGAAATGGTGAAAGAGACGAAAGATGGAATTGAgaagattagaaaaaggttgctcacggctcaaagtaggcaaaagtctTACGCGGGCAAGAGGAGGAAGCCATTGGAATTTGTGGTTGGTGACAAGGTATTTTTCAAGGTTAGTCCTCGATGTGTCATTCAAAGGTACAGTAAGCAAGGGAAATTGGCACCACAGTTTGTAGGTCCTTTTGAGATTCTTGAGCTAGTTGGACTGGTAGCCTGCCGTTTGGCAGTTTCACCAAAGTTGGATCCATCACATGTCCTAGATTGGACCTCATTGGAAATGGAGGAAGATGGAAACTACATTCTTCAACCGATGAGGATTCTAGACCGAAAGGACAAGGTCATAGATTCAAGTGTGATACCGTTGCTCAAAGTCTTGTGGATGTATCACGACATGGAAGAAgcgacttgggagcttgagtcgaagatgaagaagaagtaaTCCTTATTTGTTTGCAAGATTATGTACGTTTTTGAATTTTGAGGACGAAATTGTTTATAAAAGGGGGGAGGATATAACCCCCTGTACCTTTAGAGTCCTTGCACGAATGACACATGCCGCGTATATATTCATTTGAGCAGGATAAACAGGTTTGAAGTTAAATTAGAGgttaaaaatcattagaaattaatactgAGTCGGGGTGTACGGAAGGTTTTAATCCAAAATTATGGATAGCAGGTATAACTTTCCAAAAAGCTTTTAAAAATCCTTCTAAACAGTCATAGGGAGAATAGCAGATCCCCAGTTCTGTTCGATTGGGACTGGGTTCCAATCGATGGAAACCCACCACTAGAAAATGGGATAGGGTCAAATTTCGATCGATCGGGAGAAGTCCTAATCAATCGGACAGTTTTAGCACGCGTGAAATTGAGGTTTTAAAAtacccactttgtgatttctctCAAAAAATCACCAACGAAAACCAACCCTAAAcgccattttctctcaaatttcgtCACTTCCATTagtctaagatcatcaaccaaggtttgaacccaaactcgaaTCCATGAACTCTTACACCATTTGAGGCCTAGAGGAAGCTTGAATcacttccttttacttgtttctacatcCTTGGTGAGTTTATTTAACTTAAAACCATGAATTGGGTGtctgggtgatttgggattttagggtttatgggtatTTCGGGATTGGGAGTTTAAATTAGTAATTGTGGATTGATAATGAcaatttgtgttttttatgGTAAATTGGCTCAATGGATAGTACTCGGAAAGCATTTGATGAACACGTGGGACGGtttatgaaatttgaataaaagcGAAGGAGGAGAGGtcgggaaattccaccctttccATTTTCAACGACTCTATTTCTTCTGTTGAGAGCGGTTATTCTCCTCATTAGTCATTATTATtccgttctcgccttaattgtgcctaagggagaacaaccctatTGTGCGATTACTTTGTTGTATGAAATGAGTGATATTGCTTACCCTACATATTCAATCTTCTATCAAACATGAGTCATtattgaacatgcatcatgtagtagcaTATATGTGGGATTGTATGTATACattattgcataaccatgttggacatgcattgtagttgcacggTGGATGTTGGGTAAGGACCCGTACATCTCCTACGTATGGTTGgtgtgaaatgtggaatatcgttgggccgttcagggttccgaTGAGTATGGGAATGTCGGTTGGCCcagtcaggattccatatgtactTGGTGCACTATACGGAGATGttgttgggctgttcagggtcccgttGAGTACATGAATGTcgatgggccaagttaggatcccgtACGTTTTGTtatttacttgtgttttggtgtacatgatgttagatatcatattgttgcatttgtactTTCTTTGATAATTCAACTCTAGTATCGATTATATATTCTCTATTATTTCCTATTAGATCTTTCTCTCACcctttccattttcttttcccCCCACAGGTGACTCTAGTTCCTATACCAGGGTTGTTGAGCTAGAGGAGCGTGCGTGACATGTATAGGCCCTGGAAAGTGATAAGATCTAGATGGTTGGGTATTATGTTTACGGTTTTAGTACTATTTGTATTTGAATTCTCGGGTTGAGACTTGTTATTGATACACCTATTTAGTAGATGGTTGGATGGTCGGTAGGGTGCTCCATGTGATCAGGACTATCAGGTCCGTTTTGTGGACTTCATGTCATGATGTTGATTATGCTTGCAGGGTTACCCTTTTGCGTTGGTTGCTTTGACTATATGTCATTGTGTGTGGAGATATGtgatgatatgaattgttaaatggcctgaggccctacctagttttgagaatttatttatgattttactGCGTTtgtactccaggttggcattctCCAAAATACAGGGAGATGCTGTCGGATTTTTTGGTGAATTGGTGATTGATTAAATCGTAGTATAACTAGGCTTGATACAATCAATATAGACATTCACGTCTATGGAATGGTCACCATGATTGGTGACTTAAGGTAGTGCCATTAGTAACGCCTCCCAAGTCAAGGTGTTACAGTTTGGACTTGTCCAAATGGTTCTTCTACCACCGTATATTTCATAGAACAAATCCTTTTTCTGGCAGGGGCTTGTGGTCGACTAAAGATCTCGTCAACATCTACTCTGTATCTGCATAAATCCTGTCTTCTGTTAAAATTTATGCCTTCACTGAATGTCATCAAACTACTACAGAGttcccccactagtaaactaaATATGTGAACCAGAAATTCTCCcacaatttagaagaactcctAGCCGTTGTTGCTCCTGACCCAGGGTTGAATGGTTCTGGTGACTTTTGTAAGCTCCTAAAATTTTTTGTTACAGCACTTCGTCAGCTGCATGTTTTAAACATTGTTGTTGCTTGTAGGTTTTGTTCAAGCCTCCTCCAAAGACAATGATAGCCATGAAGTGGACTCTACTGTGTCTACAAAACTCCATCAACCCTTCAGAAGTTCGGAAAGACTATGGCTGTCAAGTctgtggccaaaaggtctaggGTTGGACAATGGTTGAGGTCCTCCAAAAGAACTCTTCCCTCCATTGGTCTGCCAATTGTGTATACCATTCACGATTCCCCAGAGAATGTAACTCTTTAGTTTTGAATGAATTATTCTGGAAATTACTAACCTTGAGAGTAATCCCCTTGTGCCTTTTACAGATTGACTATGATTCCCCTCCttctcaaaagaaaaagaaaagtactaTATCCGTCACTCCTCTAAGAGTTGTTGACGTCCAGGCTTCCTAACCAAGTTTGCTAGCTGGACTCCAGTCTCAGTTCCTCGAATTCCAATCGTTGGGGCTTCTAGTTTCGTTGCCCCGAACCACTTTCTGAAGAAAAAATAACTGCAGTAAAGAAACTCCTGAAGACTGTTAGCGCCAATGAGCTTGAAACATGCCTGCATCATTCAATGTTCAACAATCTAAAAGTTGCCATAGATGAGACTTTGTAGGCTTCAGATTTGTCTGACTTTGTTCGTGAAAGGCTTTTGACTTTCTCGAAAGATCTCCCCATCCTTATTTCTAACTTCAGCAACAACAAGACTTGCCTTTCAAAACTGAATACTGAAGAAGAAAAGCGTGAGGAGCTTGATGCTAAACCTCATAGTCTGGGCAATGAGCTGAAGTCTTCTTTGGCtgttgaagaagatgaaaagaggACAATTAAAGAGTTGAAACAGTGAATTGTCACCCTCCAAGCTGAAGTTAAGTATATAAAAGGACTATGGCCAGTGATTCTCAGAAAAATGTTGTCACACTCAAGGACTCTGAGGCTGTGTATGCTCAAGTGTCCAAGTTGGATGACTATGTAGGAATGATTGCCAGTGAGAAATTCTTCATTGAGGTGAACACTGTAGCTTTTGTTGCCAAATGGGATCATGTAAAGGATATCTATGCTGAGTTGAATACCCCTTCTGATGAAGTCTCTCTTTCTACTGCTGCAATGTCGGTTGACGTGTCGCTAGCTGTTGATGAAGCTGTTGAGGATCCCTCTAGAGGTTCTGCTTGATAACCCCCAATTATAATGAATCATTGAAATTTCCTTCTCCTTGTTTATGTTTTACCTAGGTTTCTAGTAAAGTTCACTTAAATGCTCTTGGTAACTTGttggattttgtgttttctctttTGGGTTTCTGGTGGTgtatttttggatatttttttgactttttcttaaTGGTAATGGTAGAATAATTTGGATACTGGCTTGGTTTCCTGAAGGATAGGATTTTATTGTGGATAGGGCAGACTGGGTGGAATTTTATTATGGGTAAAAGTATTTTTTAGCTTTTTCTACAGGGTAGAAGGTTAGCATAAAACAAACTTATCCGTAGCTTCCCATAGGGTTGGATTATACCTTTTGAGATacttttaatttataaaatgcTTGTGTTGGGTCTCATCCAGATCTTGTAATCAGTAGATACCTCATTTCTTCACCTCCGTCACCTGATAGGGTCCTTCCCAGAATGGTGACCATTTGTCATATGTTGAGTCTCTTTGACCAATAGGAAGAataactttccaaaccaaatCAGCAACAACAACTGTCTTTTCTCGTACTATCCTATTGTAAGCCTTCATGACCTTCTGCTTCTAAATTTGAAGATGGTATAGACAGCAAGTCTGACTTCATCAAGGCCTTCTAGCTCTGTCATCATAGCTTGATAATAGTCTACAAGAGATAATTGATTCTACAAGGCTACCCTTGTTGATCTAATTTCCATCTCCATAGGAAGAACTGCATCCTGCCCATAAGTCATCATAAAAGGTGTAGCTCTTGTTGCCGTCCGTTTTGATGTCCTATAGGCCCAAAGAGCTTTATGCCAAGCCCTTGGCCTATTCTCCACCATTCTATCAATAATGTTCCTTAAAACTTTGTTAGTAGACTCTGCTTGGCCATTGCCTTATGCATATTATGGTGTAgaatgtgaaatttcaaaaccaTATTTCAAGGCAAAAGCTTGTACCCTCTCCAACAAAAATTGTGCCTCGATCTGCCATAATGTGTTGGGGTAGACTAAATCTATGAATAATGCTATCCTTGATGACCTTTATCATGTCTTGTTGAGTCACGAATTTGAGTGGAAGGGCTTGCGCCCACTGTGTTAAGTAGACTGTGGCTACTATGACAAAATGACGTCCTTCGTTAGAAGATGGGAAGATCTTCCCAATGAGATCCATAGCCCATCCTTTGATAGGCCATGGCTTCACAATTGCTTGTATGGCAGTAGCTTATACATGTTGAATCTGTCCATGTATTTGACAAGGCTGGTATCCCTTGGAGTATTGGATATAATCTGCTAGGATATAAGGTCAATAATATCCATACCTTCTGATGAGCCACCTCATTTTCTATTTGACTCAGACATCTCAGGAGTAAATCATTTTCAGGGCCTTTCTTATAAAGTTTTCCATCTCTCAGCATGTAGTTGACTGCCCTCTTTCTGGTATTTTGGTCTGCCTTCAAGCTTGGATACTTCAAGAACTGGATTAGAGGATGCCTCTAATCTGACTCTAAGATCTCCACATGAAATGCGTCTAGAATAGCAAGTGCCCGTTTGATAGAAGGCTAGAGTTTTCTGTGTACTATGATGGTTCTGTTATAGACTCCAAAAAAGCAATGGACCATTTGCCAATTCTTCCCCTGATAATCGTTATGGGCAGTAAGTATTTGATGAGGTCAGTCTTGCGTAGGAGCAAAACTGTAACTGGCAGCATGTAGTGTCTAAGCTTGGTTGCAACAAAGAACAAGCTTAAACAAAGCTTCTCAATAGGAAAGTATCTCTGTTCTCTAGGAGATATAAGTCTGCTAAGATAATAGACCGCTTGTTCTTTGCCATTCTCGTTGTCTTGAGCTAGGAGACAACCAATAGAACCTTCTGCTATTGAGATATAAAGCTTCAACCCCTTTTCGAGCAGATGAGGAGTACGGATAGAAAGTCTTGCTAAATACTCCTTGATCTTCTGCAATGCCTGCTAATGTCTTTCCTCCCAAATGAatccttcttcttgttttagttTTAGGAGCTCAGAGAATACATGAACTTCCCTAGcaagattagagatgaatctTCTAAGCAAGTTGATTTGTCCCAAAAATCTTTAGAGTTCCTTCATATTGCTAGAAGGTTGTGCTTCGAGAACAGCTCTGGCTTTATTCTTGTCAACCTTGATGTCTTTTTGATGAACCAGAAACCCTAAAAAGTTCCCTACAAAACCTCCGAAGGCGCACTTCAAGGGATTCATCTTCTGCTCGTATTTACGCATTTTGGCTAGTGCTCGCCTAAGATCTGTAAGGCGTTCCCTTTGAGAAAGAGACTTTACCACCACATCATCAATGTAGATTTCTATGAATCTACCAACTATGTCATGGAAAATAGAATTCATGGCTCTTTCATACGTAGCTCCTGCATTCTTTAGCCCGAATGGCATCATCACCCATTCAAATTCCCCTAAAGCACATGGGCATTTGAACGCTGTTTTGGGTGTATCTTCTGCTACAATGAAGATCTGGTTGTAGCCTGAAtgtccatccatgaaggatagAACTTGGTGTTTTGATGCTTGATTAACCAAC
Proteins encoded in this region:
- the LOC119985526 gene encoding uncharacterized protein LOC119985526 gives rise to the protein MLRDGKLYKKGPENDLLLRCLSQIENEVAHQKPWPIKGWAMDLIGKIFPSSNEGRHFVIVATVYLTQWAQALPLKFVTQQDMIKVIKDSIIHRFSLPQHIMADRGTIFVGEGNGQAESTNKVLRNIIDRMVENRPRAWHKALWAYRTSKRTATRATPFMMTYGQDAVLPMEMEIRSTRKQKVMKAYNRIVREKTVVVADLVWKVILPIGQRDSTYDKWSPFWEGPYQVTEVKK